In a genomic window of Syntrophales bacterium:
- a CDS encoding antibiotic biosynthesis monooxygenase family protein yields the protein MTVKVLIKRRVDREKESKLLPLILELRTLATLQPGYMSGETLRNAKKPDEYLVISTWQSIDSWRTWESGNERAQIQSKIDSLLGEATEFEIYHYPE from the coding sequence ATGACTGTAAAAGTATTGATCAAAAGAAGAGTAGACAGGGAGAAAGAAAGCAAACTATTGCCTCTTATTTTAGAGCTCAGAACACTGGCCACGTTACAGCCAGGCTACATGTCAGGTGAAACCTTAAGAAACGCAAAAAAGCCCGATGAATACTTAGTAATCAGCACCTGGCAGTCAATAGATTCATGGAGAACCTGGGAATCCGGTAATGAAAGAGCTCAAATACAGAGCAAGATCGATTCTTTGCTGGGGGAGGCAACTGAATTCGAAATTTATCATTACCCCGAATAA